The genomic segment GACCAGGGAAAAGCATTTCTCACCCTGTCTGGGTTCCTGCAAGCTGGCCGACTGCCTTGTCAGGAATGGATCCCTGTTCCTGTTTGTAGATATTGACAAACCCTGTTGCCGGGCTTGAGGATTCCTGTCTGCCCACATAGGTCAGGTCTTTACCTGTAATCTTTCTCAGCCTTGGTTCCATAAAACGCCATGCTTCCATATTTTCAGGGCCTTCCTGCACCCAGAACCACTGGTCTGCAGTTTTATATTTTTCTGCAATCTGCTCAAGCTGTTTTTGGGGAAAAGGATAAAGCTGTTCAATACGGATAACAGCCATATTATAGGCTTTGAGCGTGTCTCTTCTCTGGCGGATCTGATAGTATATTTTACCGCTGCAAAAGATTACTCTGCGGGTTTTTTCAATATTTGCAGGATCATCTAATACATGTTCAAAAGCTCCTGAGCTGAGATCAGACAGGCTTGATACTGCTTCAGGATTACGCAGCAGGCTTTTGGGAGCCATAATTATAAGGGGTTTTCTGCACCTGCTGATGACCTGATGCCTTAACAGGTGGAAGTATTGAGCCGGGGTTGTCAGATTACAGACCTGGATATTATCATGGGCGCAAAGCTGGAGAAAACGCTCAAGACGGGCACTGGAATGTTCAGGTCCAAGTCCCTCCCACCCATGGGGAAGCAGCATGACCAGTCCGCTCAACCTCTGCCATTTTGTTTCCCCGCTTGCAATATAAAGATCAATAATACCCTGAGCATTATTTGCAAAATCACCAAACTGGGCTTCCCATATGGTCAAACCCTGGGGCCTCACCAGGGAATAGCCATAATCAAAACCCAGAACCCCTGCTTCGGAAAGAGAGCTGTTAAGCACTTTAAATTCAGTGCCATTTTTACATAAAGCCTTTAAAGGTATATAGTCTGCACCTGTTTTATAATCCATGAGAACACTGTGGCGCTGGCTGAATGTTCCCCTGGCGCTGTCCTGGCCGCTTAACCTGATAAAATATCCCTGGGAAAGCAAAGAACCAAATGCAAGGGACTCAGCATTGGCCCAGTCAATGCCTTCGCCTTTTTCCACTGCTTCCAGGCGTGATTCAAGCAGACGTTTTAATTTTGGATGAGGTGTAAAATTACCAGGTATTGTATTTAATTGTTCTGCAATATTTAAAAGAGTTTCCTGTTCCACGCCTGTTTCAGCAAAATCAAAGGAAAAATTCCCATGATATTTTTCCAAGCCTTTAAAAAATTCAGGTTTTGGAAAAACCTTTGGATTATCCTGGGCACCTTGGAAAGCTTCTTCAAGGCATTGGATTATATTTTTTTCAATATCCTGTTCAATATTCTGGGCATCATCACCTTCTTTAATATCACCGTTTTCACGAAGTTTTTGTGTATAAATTTTGTAAAGAGGGGGGCGGTCTTTAATCCTCTGATACATGTCAGGCTGGGTAAAATAAGGCTCATCACCTTCATTATGTCCAAATCTTCGGTAACAGATCATGTCCACAACCACATCCTTAGCAAAAGCCATGCGGTAATCACAGGCCAGTTTCAGAACATGAATTACAGCTTCAGGATTTTCACCGTGAACATGAAAAATAGGAATCATGAGCATTTTGGCAACATCTGTGGAGTATCTGGTGGAACGCGCATTTTCAGGCAGGGTTGTATAACCTATCTGATTATTTATGATAA from the Desulfonema limicola genome contains:
- a CDS encoding 2-oxoglutarate dehydrogenase E1 component — its product is MDIPETLNLDYIDQQYQIWKKEPESLSRDWRFFFKGFEIGTETSAGDSAGDRPDSMPAIEALPEEACTLDRTLQQSRVEALKYRYRDMGHLLACLDPLASCPMSHPLLDISAFGLLPDDLNTEFYTRRFAKTKVASLKDIIQELRQTYCRSVGVEYMHLQDPQERKWLQDRMEPVKNQPEFKQDEKLRILNKLYQSALFENYLHKKYIGQTRFSLEGADAIIPGLDALLLHASENNCKEIILGMAHRGRLNVLTNILYKPYEEIFREFINTYNPESLVGAGDVKYHNGYLADIQLANKRNIQIFLVNNPSHLESVDPVVEGIAYARQDMIDGGNRNQVLPVLIHGDAAFAGQGVVAETLNLSQLEGYKTEGTIHIIINNQIGYTTLPENARSTRYSTDVAKMLMIPIFHVHGENPEAVIHVLKLACDYRMAFAKDVVVDMICYRRFGHNEGDEPYFTQPDMYQRIKDRPPLYKIYTQKLRENGDIKEGDDAQNIEQDIEKNIIQCLEEAFQGAQDNPKVFPKPEFFKGLEKYHGNFSFDFAETGVEQETLLNIAEQLNTIPGNFTPHPKLKRLLESRLEAVEKGEGIDWANAESLAFGSLLSQGYFIRLSGQDSARGTFSQRHSVLMDYKTGADYIPLKALCKNGTEFKVLNSSLSEAGVLGFDYGYSLVRPQGLTIWEAQFGDFANNAQGIIDLYIASGETKWQRLSGLVMLLPHGWEGLGPEHSSARLERFLQLCAHDNIQVCNLTTPAQYFHLLRHQVISRCRKPLIIMAPKSLLRNPEAVSSLSDLSSGAFEHVLDDPANIEKTRRVIFCSGKIYYQIRQRRDTLKAYNMAVIRIEQLYPFPQKQLEQIAEKYKTADQWFWVQEGPENMEAWRFMEPRLRKITGKDLTYVGRQESSSPATGFVNIYKQEQGSIPDKAVGQLAGTQTG